CAGAACCACGATCAGATCGGCAATCGGGCTTTGGGGGAAAGATTAAGCACCCTGGCCGCGCCCGACCGGTTGCGCGCCCTGCGCACGATCTTGCTGCTCGGGCCGCAGATCCCGATGCTGTTCATGGGCGAGGAATGGTCGAGCTCGCGGCCCTTCCTGTTCTTTTGCGATTTCCACGGCGATCTGGCCGAGGCGGTGCGCGAGGGGCGTCGGCGGGAATTCGCCGCCTTCCCCCAATTCTCCACCCCGGAAACCCGCGATCGCATTCCCGATCCCAATGCCCCGGAAACCGCCCGGGCCTGCGTGCTCGACTGGTCCGAGCGCGATCAGCCGACGGGCGCGGCGGTGCTGGCCCATCACAAACACCTGCTGGAGCTGCGCTTTGCCAAGATTGTGCCCTTGCTGGGCCGGCTGCGGCCGGGGGGCGGACGCTGCGAGCGCATCGGCGAGGGCGGTCTGGCGGTGCGCTGGGGGATCGACGACGGGCGCGATCTGCTGATGCTGGCCCAGCTTGCCGAGGCCGGATCATTGCCCGGCGCCCCGCCGCAGGCCGATTTGATCTATCGCAGCGACGGCGGCGAGCGGGCCGAAGCGCCCCTTGGTCCGTGGAGCGTGCTTTTCGCCCTGGTGCCGGAGACGAGCCGATGACCGCCGATCTCTATGCGCCGACCGCCACCTATCGGCTGCAGTTCCATGCCGGGTTCACCTTCACCGATGCCGCCGCCCAGGTTGGCTATCTGCGCGATCTGGGGGTCAGCCATCTTTACGCCTCGCCCATTCTCAAGGCGCGGCCGGGATCGACCCATGGCTATGACATCATCGACCATGGCGCGCTCAATCCCGAACTGGGCGGCGAGCGCGGCTTCGCCCAGTTATCCGAGGCGCTGGCCGGCGCCGGCCTGGGGTTGATCATCGACATCGTGCCCAATCACATGGGCATTGGTGCGGCTGATAACGGCTGGTGGCTGGACGTGCTGGAATGGGGGCGCGGCGGACGCTACGCCGGCTATTTCGATATCGACTGGTTTCCCGCCACCCCGGGCTTGCGCGAAAAGGTGGTGCTGCCGGTGCTGGGCGATCTCTATGGCCGGGTGCTCGATGCCGGCGATCTGGTGGCGCGCTTCGATGACGCCGACGGCTCGTTCAGCATCTGGTACCACGAGCATCGCTTTCCGGTCTGCCCGGCGACCTATGCCACTATTCTGGATCTGTGTCTGAAAGAGGTCGCCCTGCCCGAGGCGGCGGCCCTGATGACCGAGGCCCGGCGGCTGCGCGGCACCCCGCGCTCCGATATTCGCCGCAAAGCCCAGCGCACCCGGGGCGAGACCTTCAAGCGCAGCCTGCGCGAGGCGGCCGCCACCCCGGCCCTGGCCGCAGCCCTGGCCTCGGTGACCACGCTGTTCGGACCGGCCGCCACTGACGGCAAGGGGCTGACCCGTCTGCACGCCCTGCTCGAAAACCAGCATTACCGGCCCTCGTTCTGGCGGATCGCCGGCCATGAGATCAATTACCGCCGCTTCTTTCAGATCAATGATCTGGCCGGCTTGCGGGTCGAGGAGAAGGAGGTCTTCGACGCCTCGCACGCCCTGATCGGCGACCTTGTCGGCAGCGGCCGGGTGCATGGGGTGCGGGTTGATCATATCGACGGCCTGCTTGACCCCCATCAGTATCTTGATCGCCTTCAAGGCCTTGTCGCGCCCTTTGCCGAGACCCTGGGGTTCCGGCCGGGGGCCTTTCCGGTCTATGTGGAAAAGATCCTGGAGCACGGCGAAGCCCTGCGCCGCGACTGGCCGACCGCCGGCACCACCGGCTATGACGCCCTGAACGAAATCTCGACGCTGTTCGTTGCCGCCCCCGGGCTGGAAACCCTGCGCGCCCTGTGGCGGCGCGAGGTCGGCGACGAGGCGGCCGATCCGGTGCGGGTGGCGGTGAGAGCCAAGCGTCAGGTGATGGACGAGGAACTGGCCTCCGAGCTCGAGGTGCTGACCGATCAGTGCACCCGTCTGCTCAAGCGCGATCCGCAGACCCGCGATTTCAGCCGCGCCGGCATCAATCGGGCGCTGCGCGAGATCGTCGCCCAGTTCCCGGTCTATCGCAGCTATATCGGGCCCAAGGGGGCGACGCCCGAGGACCGCGCGGTGATCGCCACCGCCATCCGCCGGGCGCGGCGGGCCCGCGCCGTCAGCCATGGGGCGCTCTATGACGTGCTGGACGAGGTGCTGACCGGCCAATGGGGCAAGGGAGTGGGCGGACGGCCCCGGGTGGCGGTCTTGCATCTGGCGCGCAAGGTTCAGCAATATACCGGCCCGGTGATGGCCAAGGGCATGGAGGACACCACCTTTTACCGGGTGATGCCGCTGGTTTCCTTGAACGAGGTCGGCGGTGGTCCCGGTCTCACCCCCCTGGATGGGGCGGCCTTCCATCAGGGGATGGCCGAGCGCCAGCGCTTTCTGCCCCGCGCCCTGGTGGCGACGGCGACCCACGATACCAAGCGCGGCGAAGACGTGCGGGCGCGTCTGCATGGGCTGAGCGAATGTCCCGAGCGATGGGCGGAGCGGCTAAGCGCCTGGCGCGAGATCCTGGCCCCGCTCTGCCAAACGGTCGAAGGCGAGGTTTGGCCAAGCCCGGCCGATCAGATCTTGTTCTTGCAAACCCTGGTTGGCATCTGGCCGGCGGGGTTGGACGCCACGGCGCCGGTGCCGCCGACCCTGCTCGACCGTTTGCGGGCCTATATGCGAAAAGCCGCGCGCGAGGCCAAGACCCATACCTCGTGGACCGATCCCGACGAGGACTATGAAGCGGCGCTGGAGGCTTATGGGGTGGGGGCGCTGACCGGCGAGCCGGCGCCCAAGATCCGCCGCGAGGTGGCCGAGCTGGTCACCCACCTGGAGGGACCGGGGCGGACCACCGCGCTTGCCCAGCTTACCCTGCGCCTGACCATTCCCGGGGTGCCCGATACCTATCAGGGGACCGAGCTTTGGGATGATTCGCTGGTCGATCCCGATAACCGGCGGCCGGTGGATTTCGCCCTGCGCCGGGAAAAGGCCGCCGATCTGGCCGGGGTTGGCGGGGCCGCCGTTGAAAAACTGCTGGCCGATCCGGCGGGCGCGGCGAAGATGCTGGTTCTGACCCGCCTGCTCGCCTTGCGCCGACGGCTGCCCGATCTGTTCCTTGAAGGCGGCTACGAGCCTTTGACCGTCACCGGCAAGGCCGCCGGGCATGTGGTGGCCTTTCTGCGCCGTCACGGCGAGGCCACGCTGCTTGTCGCCGTGCCCCGGCTGACGATGACGCTCTCCGGCGAGGGGGCTTCCGTGGCCAAGGCCTGGGGCGATACCACCCTGGTCCTGCCCGACCGCCTGCCGCTGGAAGGCTGGACGGATTGCCTGTCGGGAGATCGGCTGGCCGATCTCCCCTCCTGCGCCACGCTGTTCGCCCGGCTGCCGGTGGCGGTGCTGCTGGGCTAGAGCGGCTTGCCTGAAATCTGCTTCAGGCCCGCCGCGCTAGGATCTTGATAGCCAAGCAAATCGTCATCGCACTCGGCTCCAGAGTGCTCGGCGAGTTGCTTTGAGCTTATTGGTTGGTGGTGCGGGCGAATTCCCAATAAAGGGCCCGGGCCTTCCGGTAATAGGGACCGGGCTCGAAGGTGCGATCCTCGATCTTCACGCAGGTGCCGACCTTGAAGTAATTGCCGGTGGCGAAGACTTCATCGGCATCGAGCACTTCGGCGAAATCGACGGCGCGTTCGACCACATCGACGCCGTCGTCGCGCAACAGGCGGATGATCCTCTGACGGGTCAGGCCGTTGAGGAAGGTGCCGTTGGGGGCGGGGGTGATCACCTGCGAGCCCTTGGCGAAAAACAGGTTGGTATAGGAGAACTCGGCCACATTGCCCGCCGGATCGAGCATGACGGCGGTCTCAAAACCGCGCTCTTTCGCCGCGCGCACCGCCCGCCCGACATTGGGGTACAGGCAACTGGCCTTGGCTTCGGTGGGCGCCATGTCGCGGGCGGGGCGGCGGAACGGCGTTAGGCAGGCGCTGAAGCCCACCGGTTCGGGCATCGGCGTTTCCCACAGGCACAAAACGAACTGGGCGCTCTCGGCGTCGGGCATGATGAAGCCGGTTTCACCATAGATCATCGGGCAGATGTACAGATCGCCGGCGTCTTCGTAATGGTCCTTGAAGCGGGAGATCCCCTCCCAGGCGAAATCGGCGATTTCGGCGCCGGTCAGGCAGGGTTCCAGCCCCATCAGGCGGGCCGAATGGATGACGCGTTCGCAATGGGCCAGAAGATCGGGGGCGACGCCCTCGAAATAGCGCGCGCCGTCAAAGACGGTGGAGGCCATCCATAGGCCATGGGTGGCCGGGCCGATCAGGGCCGGATTGCCCTCGCGCCAATCCCCTTGTCCATATACCAACGACCGCCTTTGGGCCTGGGCGCCATGATGGGCTGCCATGGTCCGTTCTCCCGATATTTTTTCCAATTGGCTGACCTTGCGGGTTTCCGCAAGGATCGCAAGACTAGGAGAGTAGCCGTCCGCCGGGGGATCTGTCCACCGGCAGAGGCCCCCGGCAGAGAGATGAGAAAGCGCCGAGGCTGGCGGGGGTCCGGTTTTCCCCTCGCCGCCCCGGGGGAGAGCCGCCATATTAGGGATAGGTCGATGCGTTTATGAGTGTGGTATCTTCCCGCAAGCGTGGAAGGCTGCAAAGGGGAGGTGGATATGAACGCCTTGCTGAAGCCGGAGAACTTCAAGCCAAACTATTCTTTGGTGAAACGCGAAGTTTCCAAAATTCATGATCAGTTTTCAATTGAAGATCCGCCGGTCAATCCCGCCGAAATAGCCGAAGGTCTTGGGATCGATGTGCGTTTCGTTGAATTTACGGGGGAACATTCGAAGATTTCGGGATTCTATGATCCGGAAGACAATACAATTTACGTCAATAAGCACGAATTTCCCCTTCGTCAGACCTTTACGATCGCCCATGAACTGGGGCATGCGGTTTTGCATCGGGAATGGGCGAGGGGTGACGGCTATCGGGTGTAGAAACGCTCTCTTAAGTGCTGTAGATGCACGTCTTGTGAGAGAATTTTTCTGTTGTTCCATCATTTCGGTTGAGCCAAAAGCATCGAGTGCCAAAATCTGCGGTTCGCACGCTGAAATAAGTGATGCCGCAACCCACCTTCACTTCGGCATCCCGATGATGAGCAAGTGCTGCCCGCAGGATAATGGCATCGTCGTCACTCACTTTGTCGCCGAGATCATAACGATGGAGCATTTTGTGGAGATAGGCCACCGCATCCTCTTTCTTCTCGAAATGCATGGGTCCCAGGTCAATGGGCTTTGCGGGCATAAAAGCTCCTCCTCATTCTCGGCTTTGTACGGGGATGTCTTGATCATCTGGTGGCAGAAGGCGCTCGCGCAACTCGCGGACGATGATCGTCGGTATATCCATCTCTTCTAGGCGATCACGGCGCTCAGCTACCCACTCGATGCACGTTTCTTTGCTTAGATTGTCTTTCGCGATCCTCTCATACAAAGCGACGGCGCTCATACGGGACAGGCCGAGTTCCATGAGCGACAGTAAGGTTCGGGACGAAACGCCGAACTCGAGCTGAGTTCCGATATCAAGATCATGATCAATCAGGTCATCACGCTTGATCTGACGCAGATGCATATAGAGGACGTCCATATAGGCTGAGATATATTTCGGCGCCTTGAATCTTGCGATCTGCTCAACGAGATCCATCGTATCGCGTATCAATGCGGGAAGCCGAAACTCTTTGCCAACCTTCTGATGCCATTCGATGTTTCTGCGGATCATGGTCGCCAGCGAGAGGCCTTGAAGCCAGTTCACGACCACGAGCGCGTAGAGCCGGTTAAAATTTTCAGGACCAAAAGCAGGGAAGAGATGTGTGTTGATTCTCCCCATGATGGCGACAAACCGATCGTAGCTATCCATGCTTGCTACCTCGGCCGGCAACAAATTCTCCACGTCACCTGAATAAGCGCGGAACGTTTCGAGGAGACGCTGTAGCCCCATCGCGCTCACGCCGGGATGGCGTGCGGCAAGGTCGACATCAATGTCGATCTGTGTGGCCAGACGCTCAAGCGCCTTGTCGAGCTTTACGAGCGATGCGTCGTCATGGCGTTTGGCTAGGTTTGCGGCCGTAATCGTACCAAGGCGCATATAGGTGGTGAGCAGATATGCTCCCACCGGCTCGAACTTATCGGATGGGCCGAGTGCCGACAGGTCATGGCTATCGCGTCCGGAGAGATAGTCAGCCAACTCGTCACCGAGTTCGAGAACTGCATCGCTTTCGCGCTTGATGGGGTATCGTGCACGTTGGGGGACCCCGGTCGGCCAAGCGGTCTTGTCATGTGGATTGATGCAGATGATATTACCCTGAAACTCATCGCCCCAGCGCCCCGCGCGGCCGGCTAGGTTCCAGAAGTCATGCGGCTCCATCGGACGGCCGATTCCTTTGCGGGGGCCACGCAGCACGATAGTGCGACATGAGAGGTTCACACCCTCAATCAGGGTGGAGGTGCATACGAGGAAGCGGATCTTGCCCGATCGGAAGAGCCTTTCGATCTCGATGCGGATCAGCGAGGGCATATTGCCAAAGTGAAAGGCAACGCCGCGCTCGACGAGCGGTGCCAGCCGGAAATTGGGATGCACGCCCTTGCGGGCGAGGTCGGCCAACGCAGCTAGTTCGGTATCAATCTCGTCGGGTGCCGGCAGCAACTGGCTGATCAGATCAGCAACTTTTTCCGATTCTCCCGCAGTATTGGCATATACTAGCGTTCCGCCCCTCTGTCCTGCGGCTGCCGCGATGAAGGCGAGCCGCTTGCGCGACCCCTCTGGTGTACTCGAAAGCTCGAGCGTGCCGATCGGGAGCAGTACATCTTGTTGCCGGACAGCTAAGTTCCAGAGCTTCGGTTTGCGTGGCACTTGGTCTGCCACGATCAGATTTTGGAGGACGGTCGGGGCGTCGCTGTTGACAGCGACGGTTTCCACACCTTCAGGCGCATCCGACAAGAGCTCTTCGGGATTTTGCGTACCAGGGCTGATGAAGACGATTTTGAGCTTCTGATTAGCTCGGGTCGCTCGCTCGATAGCGTCTTGGAGGATCACGCCGCGCTGATTGTCACCGATCTTGTGAGCCTCGTCGACGATGAGCAGATCAATTAAAAAATCCTTGCCGAGCACATTGGCAAGAAGGTGCAGGCGCTCCTGGGTGAATACTAGAACCAGCCGACGGCTACCGGCTCGTGCCGCGTCATATTTTTCGCGCAGGGGAAGGCAGGAGATTTCGATCGGTCCACCTTTGCCGAGTAGCGCCTGAAGATTAGCTTCAATCTCCGAGACAAGGGCGCGTGTTGGTGCGAGGTACACGGCAATGGTCGCCGCGCCCACTACCATTTGGTCGACCAGCCATTGGAGGACAAGGAAGGTCTTCCCCGAAGCGGTCGGGGCGGAGGCCGAAAGCCAATTTGGCATGTTGGCATTGGTCCAGAAGCGCTGCTGGAAATCATTGACCTGAAGCCAAGTGCCGCTCGACTCCACTAGGATCGAGCGCTCCATCTCGCGACGCTGCGCTTCTAGGCGCAATGTCACGCCCAATCGGCCTTCGAGATCTTCTGCAAGCAGGTGGCGCTTGCTGGCTAGCGCGACGGCGCGAAAATTGGATAGCTTGCCGAGGAGGACGGCGCCGGCATCCCTGATGGCCTGTTTGTCTGTTAGCGCGATCGCCCCTGTCGCGATCCGAAGTGCAGCCTCCTGGTCGGTCCGTTGATCGGAACGCGCCAATATGCTGCCTGCCAGCAGCAGGCGCGACCAGTCGATCTCAAGGTGGATCGGATCCGGCTGAAGATTGTCGATCTCGGTGCGGACTGTCATACGTGTGATCGCATCCAGATCCTCGCGGATGCCCTCTTCGCGCAGCCAGGACTGCAGGTCGGCGAGGCTCATCCGCCCTTGATCCCCATGGCCTTGAGAAAGGCAGCTCGGAACCCGTCCGCAGATGGAAGAGGGATGCAAAAGAGCTGGATTTCCATGTCGCTGAGCTTTTCCGCAGCGAGCCGTGCTCCAATCTTGTCACTCCAGTCGGAAAGCGCCCGGCGGGAGCCATCTACAATCTGGTCGGCGAGTACCTTTACATCGCTGGCTGGGTAGAAAGGCGCGTCGAACCCGACGAGGGCCACCCCGCAATATTGGACACGCGTCGACATCTCTGAGGAGCGGTCGAAATAGCGCTTGAGCGCGCCGGTCAGTTCCGAATTTGTGAGATCGGCCTTGTCACTCAGAAGGATCAGATCGCGCTCGCGTTCGGCATCCTCATGTTCCGGCTCGATCAGGAATGGCGCCAGCGATGCAAGGCAGTCGCGGATCGCGTCACCCACCTTTTTGTATATCTTGGACTCGCCCCAATAGAGCTTGAGCGTGCCGCTTGGGGTGACCCCCGCATAGACTCCATCGGCACCATGATAATGCATGCGGGTGTCAGTCTTGAGGTCCATTTTGCACAGTATTTGGGGTAGCTTGAGGAAGCGCTCTGCTAACAGGAAGAGCAGCATTTCGCCCCCTTCTCCGGTATTTGCGAGGTCGGTGAAGGAGCGTTTGGCCCTTTCGACCAACTCTGTTGTAGCCTCGGTGCTGTTATATTTCAGATCCCGAGCCTTGGCGTCGGCTACTTTCGACCGGGGGATCGCATAGTCGACAACAGCGTTGCGCATGAATTCGGCAAGTCGATGCGGCTGGACTCGTCCATTGCCATCCACTGTCAGGCAGTGACAATGGATCTTAACGGTATGGCCCTTGATGGAGACATCGCGCGCAACCAATGTGAGGTGGACATGGAGGGCTTCCGGGTCTCCAGTCAGCGTCGACGCTAGATCAGTTGCAGTAATCTTCGACAGAAGGGCCCCCACCTCCCAACCCATCCCCCACGTGATAGGTTAATTAAGTCAATCTAAGATTTTAGAATGGCCGCGTCTACAATTTTTTGAGCAACTGCGACCGCTCCCCCTTCTCGCCCCCCTGGAAAAAGCGGCGGTCCTGGTGTAGAGGTGAGGGATGAGCAAACAACGCCTTTATCATTTGTGCGCCCGTGACGCTTGGCGGGCCGCCGCCAGCCAGGGCCGTTACGAGGGTTCGGCCCTTGATCGGTCGGATGGCTTCATCCATTGCTCGACCCTTGAACAGGTCGAGGCGACCGCCAATCGCTTTTTCGCCGGGCGGACCGATCTGGTGCTTCTGACCATCAATCCGGCGCGGATCGACGGAGATCTGCGCTGGGAAGCCGCCGCGAGCCGCGACGGCGAGCTTTTCCCCCATGTCTATGGTGTTCTCCCGCTCGAAGCCGTTCTGAGCGCCGAGACGTGGCAGCCCGACCGCGATGGTCTGTTCCGGCTGTCGGTCACCGACGACACCCCCCTTTAGAGCAAATCCCCTTGCGATCTGGAACAGAGTGCGACGACGATTTGCTTCACTATCAAGATTCTAGATCCCGCGAGAGCGGCCCGTGAAACAGGCGATGCCGGGTCTCCGTGACTTCGCCGCTCTTATCCCTTCACTCTCGATCACGGCCTTCGTGTTGGCCGAGGCCCCTTACCGCGGGGTGATCGAGCGGGGCCGGCGGCTCTTTCACGCCCCGGCCCCCGGCTTGCCGGAGCTTCGCCATGGCTGATTGGTATCGCCTCGCTTGGCCGCTGATCTGCGGCCTTGATCCCGAACGCGCCCACCATCTGGCGATTCGCGCCCTGGCCCTTGGTCTGGCCGGGCACGATCGCGCCGCCGATGATCCGGTGCTCGCCTGCTCGCTGTGGGGGCGGCGCTTCGCCAATCCCCTGGGCCTCGCCGCCGGTTTCGACAAGAACGGCGAGGTCGCCGACGCCCTGTTCGATCTGGGGTTCGGCTTCGTCGAGGTCGGCACGGTCACGCCGCGCCCGCAGGCGGGCAATCCGCGCCCGCGCCTGTTCCGGCTGACCCAGGACCGGGCGGTGATCAACCGCATGGGCTTCAACAACCAGGGCATGGAGGCGATGGCGGCGCGGTTCGTCCGCGCCCGGCCGCGCGGCGTTCTGGGGATCAACCTGGGTAAGAACAAGACCACCGAGGATGCCGCCGGCGACTATGAGGCGGGGATCGCCAAGCTGGCGCCCTTGGCCGATTACCTCGTGATCAATGTGTCTTCGCCCAATACCCCGGGGCTGCGCGCCCTGCAGGGGCGCGAGCCGCTGTCCCTGCTGATCGCCCGCGCCCGCGCCGCCCTCGATGCCGCCTGTCCGGGGCTGCGGCCGCCGCTGCTGCTCAAGGTCGCCCCCGATCTGACCGACGAGGATATGGCCGATATCGCCGAGGTCGCCCTGGGGGGCGGCCTGGATGGGCTGATCTGCACCAATACCACCATCGCCCGTCCCAAGAGTCTGGTCAGCGACCATGCCGGGGAAACCGGCGGGCTTTCGGGATTGCCCCTGCGCTACCGCGCCCGTCAGGTGATCGCCCGGCTTTATGGTCTGACCAAGGGCGCCCTGCCGTTGATCGGCGTGGGCGGCATCGGCGACGGCGCCGAGGCCTATGCCCGCATCCGCGCCGGCGCCAGCCTGATCCAGATCTATTCCGCCCTGGTCTATGAGGGGCCGGGGCTGGTCGGCCGCATCAAGCGCGATCTCGCCCAACGCCTGCGCGCCGATGGCTTCGCCAGCGTCGCCGAAGCGGTGGGCGCCGACCACCGCGATCCTAAGGGGGCAAGCGGGAAGCTTGCTCCCCGCTCGCCCCTCTAGGCTGTTGATCGTCAAGCAAATCGTCGTCGCGCTCTGCTCCAGAGCGTCGGGGATTTGCTCCATAAGGACCCCGTACCGATGACCTCCCCCGTCGCCGCGCCGTTTTTCGCCCCTGGTTTGTCCGCTTTCGCCAAGGAGTATGACGCCTTCATCATCGATCTGTGGGGGGTGATCCACGACGGCACCCAGGCCTATCCCGGCGCCGCCGCGGCGCTCGCCGCGCTGAAGGCCCAGGGCAAGCGCACGGTGCTGTTGACCAACGCGCCCCGGCTTTCGGGATCGGTGATCGCCCAGATGGAGGGACTTGGTCTGGGCCGCGCGCTCTATGATGCGGTGATGACCTCGGGCGATGCGGTCAACGCCGAACTGCTGCGCCGCGATGATCCGTTCTTCCAAGGTCTCGGCCAGGCTTGCCTGTTCGTCGGCCCCGAGCGCGATACCAATGTTCTGACCGATACTGGCGTCGCCCTTGTCACCGATCCGGCCAAGGCCGGCTTCGTTTTGTGTACCGGCCCGGTGTCGTTCGACGAAAGCGTCGCCGATTACGCTGCCCTGCTTGAAGCCTGCGCCGCCCAGGGACTGCCGATGGTCTGCGCCAATCCCGACCGGGCGGTGGTGCGCGAGGGCAAGACGGTGATCTGCGCCGGCGCCCTGGCCGATTTCTATGCCGGGCTGGGTCAAACCGTGGTGTCGCGCGGCAAGCCCGATCCGGCGATCTATCGCCTTGCCCTCGAGCGGCTGGATCTGCCGGCCGGCGCCCGGGTGGCGGCGATCGGCGACGGGGTGCATACGGATATGCCCGGCGCCCGGGCCGCCGGGGTCGACGCCGTCTTCGTCACCGGAGGCTTGAACGCCGAGCTTTTGGGTATCCGTCATGGCGAGGCGCCCGACCAAGCCAAGGTCCGCGCCCTGCTGGACGCCCACGCCCTGACCCCGAAA
The DNA window shown above is from Rhodospirillum rubrum ATCC 11170 and carries:
- the treY gene encoding malto-oligosyltrehalose synthase, coding for MTADLYAPTATYRLQFHAGFTFTDAAAQVGYLRDLGVSHLYASPILKARPGSTHGYDIIDHGALNPELGGERGFAQLSEALAGAGLGLIIDIVPNHMGIGAADNGWWLDVLEWGRGGRYAGYFDIDWFPATPGLREKVVLPVLGDLYGRVLDAGDLVARFDDADGSFSIWYHEHRFPVCPATYATILDLCLKEVALPEAAALMTEARRLRGTPRSDIRRKAQRTRGETFKRSLREAAATPALAAALASVTTLFGPAATDGKGLTRLHALLENQHYRPSFWRIAGHEINYRRFFQINDLAGLRVEEKEVFDASHALIGDLVGSGRVHGVRVDHIDGLLDPHQYLDRLQGLVAPFAETLGFRPGAFPVYVEKILEHGEALRRDWPTAGTTGYDALNEISTLFVAAPGLETLRALWRREVGDEAADPVRVAVRAKRQVMDEELASELEVLTDQCTRLLKRDPQTRDFSRAGINRALREIVAQFPVYRSYIGPKGATPEDRAVIATAIRRARRARAVSHGALYDVLDEVLTGQWGKGVGGRPRVAVLHLARKVQQYTGPVMAKGMEDTTFYRVMPLVSLNEVGGGPGLTPLDGAAFHQGMAERQRFLPRALVATATHDTKRGEDVRARLHGLSECPERWAERLSAWREILAPLCQTVEGEVWPSPADQILFLQTLVGIWPAGLDATAPVPPTLLDRLRAYMRKAAREAKTHTSWTDPDEDYEAALEAYGVGALTGEPAPKIRREVAELVTHLEGPGRTTALAQLTLRLTIPGVPDTYQGTELWDDSLVDPDNRRPVDFALRREKAADLAGVGGAAVEKLLADPAGAAKMLVLTRLLALRRRLPDLFLEGGYEPLTVTGKAAGHVVAFLRRHGEATLLVAVPRLTMTLSGEGASVAKAWGDTTLVLPDRLPLEGWTDCLSGDRLADLPSCATLFARLPVAVLLG
- a CDS encoding branched-chain amino acid aminotransferase codes for the protein MAAHHGAQAQRRSLVYGQGDWREGNPALIGPATHGLWMASTVFDGARYFEGVAPDLLAHCERVIHSARLMGLEPCLTGAEIADFAWEGISRFKDHYEDAGDLYICPMIYGETGFIMPDAESAQFVLCLWETPMPEPVGFSACLTPFRRPARDMAPTEAKASCLYPNVGRAVRAAKERGFETAVMLDPAGNVAEFSYTNLFFAKGSQVITPAPNGTFLNGLTRQRIIRLLRDDGVDVVERAVDFAEVLDADEVFATGNYFKVGTCVKIEDRTFEPGPYYRKARALYWEFARTTNQ
- a CDS encoding ImmA/IrrE family metallo-endopeptidase; protein product: MNALLKPENFKPNYSLVKREVSKIHDQFSIEDPPVNPAEIAEGLGIDVRFVEFTGEHSKISGFYDPEDNTIYVNKHEFPLRQTFTIAHELGHAVLHREWARGDGYRV
- a CDS encoding DCL family protein, giving the protein MHFEKKEDAVAYLHKMLHRYDLGDKVSDDDAIILRAALAHHRDAEVKVGCGITYFSVRTADFGTRCFWLNRNDGTTEKFSHKTCIYST
- a CDS encoding DEAD/DEAH box helicase, whose amino-acid sequence is MSLADLQSWLREEGIREDLDAITRMTVRTEIDNLQPDPIHLEIDWSRLLLAGSILARSDQRTDQEAALRIATGAIALTDKQAIRDAGAVLLGKLSNFRAVALASKRHLLAEDLEGRLGVTLRLEAQRREMERSILVESSGTWLQVNDFQQRFWTNANMPNWLSASAPTASGKTFLVLQWLVDQMVVGAATIAVYLAPTRALVSEIEANLQALLGKGGPIEISCLPLREKYDAARAGSRRLVLVFTQERLHLLANVLGKDFLIDLLIVDEAHKIGDNQRGVILQDAIERATRANQKLKIVFISPGTQNPEELLSDAPEGVETVAVNSDAPTVLQNLIVADQVPRKPKLWNLAVRQQDVLLPIGTLELSSTPEGSRKRLAFIAAAAGQRGGTLVYANTAGESEKVADLISQLLPAPDEIDTELAALADLARKGVHPNFRLAPLVERGVAFHFGNMPSLIRIEIERLFRSGKIRFLVCTSTLIEGVNLSCRTIVLRGPRKGIGRPMEPHDFWNLAGRAGRWGDEFQGNIICINPHDKTAWPTGVPQRARYPIKRESDAVLELGDELADYLSGRDSHDLSALGPSDKFEPVGAYLLTTYMRLGTITAANLAKRHDDASLVKLDKALERLATQIDIDVDLAARHPGVSAMGLQRLLETFRAYSGDVENLLPAEVASMDSYDRFVAIMGRINTHLFPAFGPENFNRLYALVVVNWLQGLSLATMIRRNIEWHQKVGKEFRLPALIRDTMDLVEQIARFKAPKYISAYMDVLYMHLRQIKRDDLIDHDLDIGTQLEFGVSSRTLLSLMELGLSRMSAVALYERIAKDNLSKETCIEWVAERRDRLEEMDIPTIIVRELRERLLPPDDQDIPVQSRE
- a CDS encoding HamA C-terminal domain-containing protein, which translates into the protein MGALLSKITATDLASTLTGDPEALHVHLTLVARDVSIKGHTVKIHCHCLTVDGNGRVQPHRLAEFMRNAVVDYAIPRSKVADAKARDLKYNSTEATTELVERAKRSFTDLANTGEGGEMLLFLLAERFLKLPQILCKMDLKTDTRMHYHGADGVYAGVTPSGTLKLYWGESKIYKKVGDAIRDCLASLAPFLIEPEHEDAERERDLILLSDKADLTNSELTGALKRYFDRSSEMSTRVQYCGVALVGFDAPFYPASDVKVLADQIVDGSRRALSDWSDKIGARLAAEKLSDMEIQLFCIPLPSADGFRAAFLKAMGIKGG
- a CDS encoding DUF952 domain-containing protein yields the protein MSKQRLYHLCARDAWRAAASQGRYEGSALDRSDGFIHCSTLEQVEATANRFFAGRTDLVLLTINPARIDGDLRWEAAASRDGELFPHVYGVLPLEAVLSAETWQPDRDGLFRLSVTDDTPL
- a CDS encoding quinone-dependent dihydroorotate dehydrogenase; protein product: MADWYRLAWPLICGLDPERAHHLAIRALALGLAGHDRAADDPVLACSLWGRRFANPLGLAAGFDKNGEVADALFDLGFGFVEVGTVTPRPQAGNPRPRLFRLTQDRAVINRMGFNNQGMEAMAARFVRARPRGVLGINLGKNKTTEDAAGDYEAGIAKLAPLADYLVINVSSPNTPGLRALQGREPLSLLIARARAALDAACPGLRPPLLLKVAPDLTDEDMADIAEVALGGGLDGLICTNTTIARPKSLVSDHAGETGGLSGLPLRYRARQVIARLYGLTKGALPLIGVGGIGDGAEAYARIRAGASLIQIYSALVYEGPGLVGRIKRDLAQRLRADGFASVAEAVGADHRDPKGASGKLAPRSPL
- a CDS encoding TIGR01459 family HAD-type hydrolase is translated as MTSPVAAPFFAPGLSAFAKEYDAFIIDLWGVIHDGTQAYPGAAAALAALKAQGKRTVLLTNAPRLSGSVIAQMEGLGLGRALYDAVMTSGDAVNAELLRRDDPFFQGLGQACLFVGPERDTNVLTDTGVALVTDPAKAGFVLCTGPVSFDESVADYAALLEACAAQGLPMVCANPDRAVVREGKTVICAGALADFYAGLGQTVVSRGKPDPAIYRLALERLDLPAGARVAAIGDGVHTDMPGARAAGVDAVFVTGGLNAELLGIRHGEAPDQAKVRALLDAHALTPKMAIPAFVW